Genomic segment of Arachis hypogaea cultivar Tifrunner chromosome 11, arahy.Tifrunner.gnm2.J5K5, whole genome shotgun sequence:
CATCATGCCAATGGTTAGagctgatgcatccgtcagcatcaaggtgctcctgaaTGAGACGGCGGCACACTTTGGGTTCAGGCCGACGTATAGGAGGGTTtggttggcgaagcagaaggccgtcGCCCACATCTACGGTGATtgggatgagtcgtacaacgagctcccGCGGTGGGTGTTAGGAGTTCAGTTGACAATGCCTAGTATTGTTGCAGTCCTTAGGATGAGTCCTGTTCGAGTTGGGGCCAGGTCGACGACTTGCAAGCTTATTTTCACCAGCTCTTCTGGATGTTTCCACCATGTATTGAGGCATTCCGGCATTGCAAGCCGTTGGTGAGTATTAACGGCACCCACCTGTATGGTAAGTATGGGGTACATTGCTcgtcgcgattgcacaggacggaaACTCCAACATACTGCCTGTTACATTTGCACAGGTTGAGGGTGAGAATGCGGAGTCCTGGTCCTTCTTTCTTTCCCATCTACGGCAGCACGTGATCCTGCAACTGGGTCTGCTGGTTATATCAGATAGGCACAACAGCATCAAGGCTATGCTTGAGGCTCCCGACGGAGGCTGGCTACCTTCTGCTGCCTACCGTGCATTCTGTATTCGACATGTGATAGCAAATTTCGCCCTGACCTTCAAGGGCAAGGACGCAAGGAGGCTTCTTGTGAATGCAGCTTATGCTAAATATATCAATGCCGTCACACACCGCCATAACGCCGTATGCCGAGGCTCCAACACCTCCGGATGCACAACCTGAAGGACGTCGGGAGAGCTATACGGCATCTAAATAAACTGCAAATACATAGCATCAATGTTAGGCCATACCGTGATGCGAACTATGAAAGgttacttaattaaaaaataagtggTTTGTATACTAAGATCCCCAGCCTGTAATAGGTCTATCCTCAGCCTCCACATATGCACTCGAGGTCCCTTCTCACTAGCAGAAGGATTGTGACCTGACCACCTGCAACTCACATCGGTGGTATAACGAATGCAAAATATCACCACATAGTATAATATTATAAGTAGACacggaataaaataattttagatgaaATAGAAAAAATGATAACAGTACCTCGAGGCCAAGGGTCAGCTGAACGTATCATACCCAGCAGGTCTAAACCCAGGAAAGCGCCATAAGATCCAAGACTGAAGTAGCTGTAACGAACCAGCTAACTTCACAACATGTATGTTggccactcggcacatgcaccggtacaaccacgCGAGTGCTGCCGACCCCCAGCTGTAGCCACCCATATCCTCAAGCCTAGCCACGTAGGGTAGCCACCTAATGTGAATACGgttgccggacttgtcggcaaacagctgAGTGCCTAACAGCATCATGATATAGCGCCTGACTGTCTCCTCGTCGGCTCCCTCAGGGCACCCTCCAAACGTCTCCTGGAACCAGTTGCAGTTCACTGCAAACTTCTGGATTTGGTTCGCAGGAGGTAACACACCAAGAAACTCCTGGAACCACACACAAGCTGGACGGTCACCCTGGATGTATGTCTGGAAATCCGTCAAGCAACCACTGACATAACGTCCGTCGACCGGCAACCCCAACTGGTACGACACGTCCTGCATTGTGATCGTGCACTCCCCGAACGACATGTAAAATGTGTGCGTCTCCGGATGCCACCGCTCGACGAAAGCACTCACAAGGGGCTCATCCAATCTgaaccatctatcgttcagtctcgcaagatggtataaCTCCGCCATCTGCAAGTATGGACCGTACCTCTCGTCCAGTCACATGCCCTGCTACCGTCGCATGCTCGAGATGCATCGCTGGGGCTGCACATATAATGGACCAGATAACTAAAATCACTTACAAAACCAAttacaaaaccactaacataaaccacttgcaaaaccactaacaaaaccactaacgaaaccactaacataaaccacttgcaaaaccactaacaaaaccactaagataaaccacttgcaaaaccactaacaaaatcactaacaaaaccactaacgaaaccactaacataaatcacttgcaaaaccactaacaaaaccacttGCAAAACCACTTGCAAAatcactaacaaaaccactaataaaaccactaacaaaatcactaacaaaaccactaacaaaaccacaTACAGTATCactaacaaaacataaaaaatcagTCACATACAATGTTACCAACGTCATTTACCatcaaaaccactaacataacgTATATAAACAAACGAATAAGTTACTTAATcctacttttaaaaaaaagattacgTACTAACCTCTTCGTTGATAACCCCGACTATATGAGCTACTCCTTCCAAACGATATAGTCTGTCCGGATTATCCCCTATGGGCTGAATATCCTGCTCGAGCCTTTGTTGGAGTCgttctgggtcgttttctctgggatttggtggggtatgaTAATGAAAAAGTGGTTCGAATGAGGTTGATTCGAACTCTTTTTATAGCCGAAGCATGAGTAATTCGAAACACcccaattcgaattactactaGAGCCAAAAATTGAGTAATTTGAATCACTCCAATTCGAATTACTTTGGAACGCGTACgtgggtgtaattcgaatc
This window contains:
- the LOC112721829 gene encoding protein MAIN-LIKE 2-like, translating into MAELYHLARLNDRWFRLDEPLVSAFVERWHPETHTFYMSFGECTITMQDVSYQLGLPVDGRYVSGCLTDFQTYIQGDRPACVWFQEFLGVLPPANQIQKFAVNCNWFQETFGGCPEGADEETVRRYIMMLLGTQLFADKSGNRIHIRWLPYVARLEDMGGYSWGSAALAWLYRCMCRVANIHVVKLAGSLQLLQSWILWRFPGFRPAGYDTFS
- the LOC112721828 gene encoding uncharacterized protein, whose protein sequence is MVRADASVSIKVLLNETAAHFGFRPTYRRVWLAKQKAVAHIYGDWDESYNELPRWVLGVQLTMPSIVAVLRMSPVRVGARSTTCKLIFTSSSGCFHHDGNSNILPVTFAQVEGENAESWSFFLSHLRQHVILQLGLLVISDRHNSIKAMLEAPDGGWLPSAAYRAFCIRHVIANFALTFKGKDARRLLVNAAYAKYINAVTHRHNAVCRGSNTSGCTT